One region of Triticum aestivum cultivar Chinese Spring chromosome 6B, IWGSC CS RefSeq v2.1, whole genome shotgun sequence genomic DNA includes:
- the LOC123134555 gene encoding putative cell wall protein, giving the protein MASKSGSLLILAVLVAAACSGSAARDVPHAEDAMKRPETFQEGTVLIPGIGRYELGSHYMPDIGGLDHSIPAAANGQFIPGADDTWVPNPGFEVPNPFRPASTESP; this is encoded by the coding sequence ATGGCTAGCAAGTCGGGGTCCCTGCTGATCCTCGCGGTGCTGGTGGCCGCGGCGTGCTCGGGCTCGGCGGCGCGCGACGTCCCGCACGCCGAGGACGCGATGAAGCGGCCGGAGACGTTCCAGGAGGGGACGGTGCTGATCCCGGGGATCGGGCGGTACGAGCTGGGCAGCCACTACATGCCGGACATCGGCGGGCTGGACCACAGCATCCCGGCCGCCGCCAACGGGCAGTTCATCCCCGGCGCCGACGACACCTGGGTGCCCAACCCCGGCTTCGAGGTGCCCAACCCGTTCCGCCCCGCGTCCACGGAGTCTCCATGA